A part of Armatimonadota bacterium genomic DNA contains:
- a CDS encoding polysaccharide deacetylase family protein — MGRAEPRDQTERTHSGFGDRLGRLGDRRRSRRDSDSRWVRIRRSGSTDLRSPRGSRWSRDLLHRAGQQLARHLPLLPPRRIGRNNIRSRRHGRGDSPSRGTRQQQRPQRNRQGRVMISVVLALALAGGPSGGPPLKGDSVSPFEMVRPEGGIYEWKPGRVTVLCAFAYWCDTWKTQRVRLIQSRNKLSGLPVDYLGISVDGHWLDVDKKADWSQRLIDSGSRWSQKHGIDRVPYTLVIDPSGTVTWAGYGISRSEDIVREVRNAMAEPEPTSGAVYLTFDDFPAKANNAELLDTLRRLDVHANFFVIGENASADPKWVDRAVADGHQMDVHAWHHDAKNDDPARCRTWLAKRTGINPTWVRGPGSSVIQDFSGSTFSATEVDPYDFLRPGVGELERRIFGRLKPNSVLHLHAGVVDTIQALPDIVERAQKLGLHFELLPQATN; from the coding sequence ATGGGAAGAGCTGAACCGCGCGATCAAACCGAACGAACCCATTCGGGTTTCGGCGATCGCCTGGGGCGACTCGGTGACCGACGCCGTTCGCGTCGTGATTCCGATTCCCGCTGGGTTCGAATACGTCGATCAGGATCGACTGACCTACGCTCGCCAAGAGGTTCGCGATGGAGCCGTGATCTACTACACCGTGCTGGCCAACAGCTTGCCCGCCACCTTCCGCTTCTACCTCCGCGCCGAATCGGACGGAACAATATCCGTTCCCGCCGCCATGGTCGAGGCGATTCGCCGAGCCGAGGTACACGGCAACAGCAACGCCCTCAGCGTAACCGTCAAGGGAGAGTAATGATCTCGGTCGTCCTAGCGCTGGCTTTGGCAGGTGGTCCCTCGGGAGGGCCGCCGCTGAAAGGCGACTCAGTGTCGCCCTTCGAGATGGTTCGGCCCGAGGGCGGCATCTACGAATGGAAGCCTGGGCGGGTCACGGTTCTGTGTGCCTTTGCCTACTGGTGCGACACCTGGAAGACCCAGCGAGTGCGACTCATCCAGTCCCGAAACAAGCTGTCGGGATTGCCGGTCGATTACCTGGGAATCAGCGTGGATGGGCACTGGCTGGACGTCGATAAGAAAGCGGATTGGTCTCAGCGTCTGATCGACTCGGGAAGCCGTTGGAGCCAGAAGCATGGCATTGACCGCGTTCCCTATACGCTCGTGATCGACCCGAGCGGTACGGTTACGTGGGCTGGTTACGGCATCTCGCGAAGCGAGGACATCGTGCGCGAGGTTCGCAACGCCATGGCCGAACCTGAGCCGACAAGCGGCGCCGTATATCTCACGTTCGACGACTTCCCTGCCAAAGCCAACAATGCGGAATTGCTCGATACGCTTCGGAGGCTCGACGTTCACGCGAATTTCTTCGTCATCGGTGAAAATGCGTCGGCTGACCCCAAATGGGTCGATCGCGCGGTGGCCGATGGCCACCAGATGGACGTACACGCATGGCATCACGACGCCAAGAACGACGACCCCGCCCGGTGTCGAACCTGGCTGGCCAAGCGGACCGGCATTAACCCGACCTGGGTGCGCGGTCCGGGGTCAAGCGTGATCCAAGACTTTTCGGGCTCGACGTTCTCCGCAACCGAAGTCGATCCGTACGACTTCCTCCGACCTGGAGTAGGTGAGCTCGAGCGGCGAATCTTTGGTCGCCTGAAGCCGAATTCGGTATTGCACCTCCACGCTGGAGTGGTGGATACGATTCAGGCCCTACCGGACATCGTCGAGCGGGCACAGAAGTTGGGACTACATTTTGAGCTATTGCCGCAGGCAACTAACTGA
- a CDS encoding gfo/Idh/MocA family oxidoreductase: MNDKKSTPEINRRSFLTGLLAAGGYAALPKTGVFGAASSIRPISPNEKVNIACIGIGNRGWDDIRGLAATGLVNIVALCDTQLGEKHTLDALGKFPDAKTYQDFRKMFDEIGHQFDAVSIAIPDHAHFPATMLAMSEGKHVYVEKPMGHSFRQIELMIAGEKKYKVACQMGNQGHSEANYFQFKAWKEAGIIKNVTRITAFMNAWRRWHGMTYTEYMPAEFKPESMDWDVWIATAHEHPYSRKYINGDWRSWYDFGNGALGDWGAHIIDTAHEFLDLGLPYEIAPTLDGYSPVIFPQASTLLFRFPKRGSMPPVDITWYDGQKNLPPLPPGFDGSPVDPNIPPPTSGTLATKTLAPGKVIYGEGLTFKGGTHGSTLEIIPKGADKDLKLPEVPKSPSNHYLNFIRACKGEEKCRSNFAVAGPLSQVLVLGVLAQRMNTKLEFDRATKRITNNKVADELLNGAVPRKDWEQYYKL; this comes from the coding sequence ATGAACGACAAGAAATCCACCCCAGAAATCAATCGGCGATCCTTCCTGACCGGTCTGCTCGCGGCGGGCGGCTATGCGGCCCTGCCTAAGACTGGCGTCTTCGGTGCGGCATCGAGCATTCGGCCGATTTCGCCGAATGAAAAGGTCAACATCGCCTGCATTGGAATCGGCAATCGAGGTTGGGATGACATTCGCGGTTTGGCCGCCACCGGGCTGGTCAACATCGTGGCGCTGTGCGACACCCAACTGGGTGAGAAGCACACGCTGGACGCCCTCGGCAAGTTCCCGGATGCCAAGACGTATCAGGATTTCCGCAAGATGTTCGACGAGATTGGGCACCAGTTCGACGCGGTCTCCATCGCCATTCCCGACCACGCGCATTTCCCCGCGACGATGCTCGCGATGTCCGAAGGCAAACACGTCTACGTCGAAAAGCCGATGGGCCACAGCTTCCGCCAGATCGAACTCATGATCGCGGGTGAGAAGAAGTACAAGGTCGCATGCCAGATGGGCAACCAAGGCCACAGCGAGGCGAACTACTTCCAATTCAAGGCTTGGAAAGAAGCCGGAATCATCAAGAACGTGACGCGGATCACCGCGTTCATGAACGCCTGGCGGCGCTGGCATGGGATGACTTACACCGAGTACATGCCCGCTGAATTCAAACCGGAATCGATGGACTGGGACGTGTGGATCGCCACCGCCCACGAGCACCCGTACAGCCGGAAGTACATCAACGGCGACTGGCGGTCGTGGTACGACTTTGGCAACGGTGCCCTCGGCGACTGGGGCGCGCATATCATCGATACCGCGCATGAATTCCTCGACCTTGGCCTGCCATACGAGATCGCTCCGACTTTGGACGGCTACAGCCCGGTCATCTTCCCGCAAGCCTCGACCCTGCTGTTCCGCTTCCCGAAGCGTGGATCGATGCCGCCGGTGGACATCACTTGGTACGACGGGCAGAAGAATCTCCCGCCGCTTCCCCCTGGCTTCGATGGCAGTCCGGTCGATCCCAACATTCCGCCTCCTACGTCGGGCACGTTGGCGACCAAGACCCTTGCTCCGGGCAAGGTGATCTACGGCGAGGGGCTGACCTTCAAGGGCGGCACCCACGGCTCGACATTAGAAATCATTCCCAAGGGCGCGGACAAGGACCTTAAGCTTCCCGAGGTTCCAAAGTCGCCGTCGAACCACTATCTCAACTTCATCCGCGCCTGTAAGGGCGAGGAAAAGTGCCGGTCCAATTTTGCCGTCGCCGGTCCGTTGTCGCAGGTCCTGGTTCTGGGCGTCCTCGCTCAGCGCATGAACACAAAGCTGGAGTTCGACCGTGCCACCAAGCGCATCACAAACAACAAGGTGGCCGACGAACTGCTGAACGGAGCCGTGCCCCGCAAAGATTGGGAGCAGTACTACAAGCTCTAG
- a CDS encoding DUF1080 domain-containing protein has product MRQWRFLLGALGVAIFLPTAALAQKPVSLIGKDLTGWVQRGGNAKYWIEGNEIVGSCVLNTQNSFLCTERTYGDFILEYDFKVDPRLNSGVQIRSECFDQKSQVEWKGKTINVPAKRVHGYQIEIDPDPTRDRWWSGGIYDEARRDWLYPGQLGGDPKVFTDTGRKMFKQGDWNHVKVEAIGDSIKTWFNGKPCAAIKDSMTLRGLIALQVHTIGNDKSKEGAEVRWRNLKITDLSPKDNTITKEEKSAGWQLLWDGKTTKGWRGAKLDTFPAKGWVIKDGVLTVLASGGAEGGAGGDIVTTQRYSQFELTVDFKITEGANSGVKYFCQPNLDPITGTGAKAATGSAIGLEFQILDDEHHPDAKLGRDGDRTVGSLYDLISADKSKLTNPVGSWNTARILVQGSHVEHWLNGKKVLEYERGSADFRALVAESKYKNIPGFGEWSDGHILLQDHGNQVSFKNVKIRVIH; this is encoded by the coding sequence ATGAGGCAATGGCGATTTCTCCTGGGCGCTCTCGGCGTCGCAATATTCCTCCCCACGGCTGCCCTGGCCCAGAAGCCAGTGAGCCTGATCGGCAAGGACCTGACCGGCTGGGTTCAGCGAGGCGGAAACGCAAAGTATTGGATTGAAGGCAACGAAATCGTGGGATCGTGCGTGCTCAACACGCAGAACTCATTCCTCTGCACGGAGCGGACCTACGGCGACTTCATCCTCGAATACGACTTCAAGGTTGATCCGCGATTGAACTCGGGTGTGCAGATTCGAAGCGAATGCTTCGACCAAAAGTCGCAGGTGGAGTGGAAAGGGAAGACGATCAATGTTCCCGCCAAACGAGTTCATGGGTACCAAATCGAGATCGACCCGGATCCAACTCGCGACCGCTGGTGGTCGGGTGGAATCTACGACGAAGCCCGGCGCGACTGGCTCTATCCCGGCCAACTCGGCGGCGACCCAAAAGTCTTCACCGACACTGGTCGCAAAATGTTCAAGCAGGGCGACTGGAACCATGTAAAGGTGGAAGCTATCGGCGATTCCATCAAGACATGGTTCAACGGTAAGCCCTGCGCCGCCATCAAAGATTCGATGACGCTTCGCGGCCTTATTGCCCTACAGGTCCACACCATCGGTAACGATAAGTCGAAAGAGGGGGCCGAGGTTCGCTGGCGAAATCTGAAAATCACCGACCTTTCGCCCAAGGACAACACGATCACGAAGGAAGAAAAGTCGGCGGGCTGGCAACTGTTGTGGGACGGCAAGACTACAAAGGGTTGGCGTGGGGCCAAGCTCGACACTTTTCCCGCCAAGGGTTGGGTGATCAAGGACGGCGTGCTGACGGTTCTGGCATCTGGCGGCGCGGAGGGTGGTGCGGGCGGCGATATCGTCACGACCCAACGCTACAGTCAATTCGAGCTAACGGTCGATTTCAAGATCACGGAAGGGGCCAACAGCGGCGTCAAATACTTCTGCCAACCCAATCTCGACCCGATTACGGGCACGGGGGCCAAGGCGGCGACCGGCTCAGCGATCGGTTTGGAGTTCCAAATCCTCGACGACGAGCATCATCCCGACGCCAAACTGGGGCGCGACGGAGACCGCACGGTTGGGTCGCTGTACGACCTGATCTCGGCGGATAAATCGAAGCTGACCAACCCGGTCGGCTCCTGGAATACGGCGCGAATCCTCGTCCAGGGAAGTCACGTCGAACATTGGCTGAACGGCAAAAAGGTCCTCGAATATGAGCGCGGATCGGCCGATTTTCGAGCCTTGGTCGCCGAGAGCAAGTACAAGAACATTCCCGGTTTCGGCGAGTGGTCCGACGGGCATATCCTTCTTCAGGACCACGGCAATCAGGTCTCCTTCAAGAACGTCAAAATCCGAGTCATCCACTAA